In the genome of Ensifer sp. WSM1721, the window AAACCCTCAGAGATGTCGGCAAAGCGCATTGTGTCTTCCTGAACACGCTGAGCAGCGCCCTCAATGTGGCGAAGTCTGCTCCATTGCGACATGTAGAATTCATTCATCGCAGTCCGCCAGCGGAACACATAATGGCTGATAAAGAATCGTGTAATAATAAAAACGAAGACTGCAATCGCTCCAATTTCTGAGAACTTTATCAGCAGAATGTAGAAATCAGCGGCGGTGATCCCCGGCTTTCGCTCCAGAGCCGCCTGCAGCAGATCAAAGAAGGGACGCCGCCAGTTATTTACCGCCAAGGAGACTAACACCCCAAAATAGGTAGAGAATATTATAAATATGCTTCCCCATATTGACCAATTTAGCCAACGATGCTCTCGATCGTATATTCTCCACAGAGTACCGAATATCCCGCCGCACAGGAGAAAATAGAAATAAAAATACAACTTGTCCGGTGTGAGAAAGTAAGCGGCGCCGATCGGTTCGGTTCCTTCCGCCAATGGGCCGGCACCGAAAGTTACCCCGAGATTCGCTCCTATTGTGTACCAAAAAGCGATCGTGGCGATCGTCCAAATGATCGCGGAGGCAAAGAAGGGCTTAGGTTGCGGAAAGAATGATTGGAACAAGGGACGGCACTCTCGTTTTCTGGGAGATCAACGCTTGCCTCCCGATGCGCCGAAACTAGGGCAATTTGCGTGCGGCAACAATTATGCAATCTGAATGTTACTGTTATTTCATGAAGCTCCGCGCGGAAACGCCGTCGTCGGGCACCTGAAAATCGCTAGGCCTCATCGACGCAGCGCCATCCTGATCTCGCGCAGTTCCAAAGCCACCACCCCACCGCAGCAGAAGAGGACAACAGCGGCCACCAGCGTCGGCAGCGCGAAACTGCCGGTCCGCTCCGCAAGCCACCCGGCCACCAGCGGCCCGACGATCTGGCCGACGCCGAAGGCCGCGGTCATGAAGGCGAGCGCTCGGCGCGGGCTTTCGGGCGCCAGTTGCCGGCCGATCTGCAGACCATAGGCGGTGATCATCATGAAGGTGGCGCCGAGCATCAGCCCGCCGGCGAGCGGCGCGAGGGGCAAGGGCAGACTGACCGTCAGCACGAGTCCGGCCGCCTCGACCAGCAGGCCGGCGGCATAGACACCGGCCAGGCCGAAGCGCGGCACGGCATATCGCCAGAGATGCACCGAAAGCGCGGCGCTGATGCCCGTCAGCAGCCAGGCGAGGAACTCGACGCTATGGCCGCCGCTCGCATCCCGCGCCATGGCGACGAGGAAGGTGGCGGTGATCACGTAGCCGAAACCGAAGAAGCCATAGGTGAGCGTCATTACCTTCAGCGGCCGCGTCCAGACGAGCGGCGCCTCCGGCCGGCCGCCATTGGCAGCTTGATGAGTACCTGGCAGCAGCGCGGCCACCAGGATTGTGCCAGCGAGCGCAACAAACGCGCCGGTGAACCAATCGGCCTGCGGCACCGAGAAGCCCGCGACACCCGCAAGCGGCGCCGCCCAGACGGCAATCGAGGAAAGCGCGATGCCGAAGCCGACACCGCCGAAATGCACCGACGGTACATGCTCCGATCTGGCGGCGAGCCCCTGCCCCAGCACGATTCCCGAAACGAAGATCATCGCGAACGCGCTCGCGAGTCCCGCCAGGAAACGGATGATGCAAAAGGCCAGCACGGACGAGGTAAGCCCCATGGCTGCAAGCAACAGGGTCGTTGCCGCGAGCGCGGCAAGGCCGATCAAGCGTTCGCGGCCATGCGCCCATCCGTAGGCGGCGAGCACCGCGCCTGCGAGATAGCCGATGAAATTCGCCGAGGCGATCAGCCCGGCACCGCCCGGCGAAAGCCCCGCATCGGCCATCATCGCCGGCAGAATCGGAGTATAGGAGAAGCGCCCGAAGCCCATGGCTACCGCCATGGCAACTGCACCGGCCACCGCGGTTGCGGCAAGATTGACGCTTCTGGAGGGACCGGCAGGCGCGGCCGCCGATCCGCTCCCCGCATGCTGTCCTGCCTGATGAGGATCGGTGCCGGCAACGGTTTCGGATCGATTCGATCCGGTTCCTTCGCGGTCTTGCAGTCGCTGGGGCGTGCTCATGTCCTTCTTATTGCATCGCAACAACAGGGCGACAAATCATTATAATTGAACGAACTATCGACGGAATCGAACGATCCGCCCCGGCAACGAGGTCGCAAGCTCACCCGGAGCCCGCGTCAGCCCGGGAGCGTGACGACAAGTGGGCCGCCACGCGTCACGACGACCGTGTGCTCGTATTGCACGGTCGGGGCGCGCGGCTCACTGTAGAGCGTCCACTCGTCGTCGCCGCTCTCGGCCCA includes:
- a CDS encoding MFS transporter gives rise to the protein MSTPQRLQDREGTGSNRSETVAGTDPHQAGQHAGSGSAAAPAGPSRSVNLAATAVAGAVAMAVAMGFGRFSYTPILPAMMADAGLSPGGAGLIASANFIGYLAGAVLAAYGWAHGRERLIGLAALAATTLLLAAMGLTSSVLAFCIIRFLAGLASAFAMIFVSGIVLGQGLAARSEHVPSVHFGGVGFGIALSSIAVWAAPLAGVAGFSVPQADWFTGAFVALAGTILVAALLPGTHQAANGGRPEAPLVWTRPLKVMTLTYGFFGFGYVITATFLVAMARDASGGHSVEFLAWLLTGISAALSVHLWRYAVPRFGLAGVYAAGLLVEAAGLVLTVSLPLPLAPLAGGLMLGATFMMITAYGLQIGRQLAPESPRRALAFMTAAFGVGQIVGPLVAGWLAERTGSFALPTLVAAVVLFCCGGVVALELREIRMALRR